The genomic interval CGAGGCCATTGTTGGCCCGGCCCAGCGTCAAGGCGTGGGCTTCGAGTCCGAGCAGCTCATCGGCGACCTGATGGAGCCGGCGGCTCGTGCGGCGGGGGGATTGCCGCTGCTTCAGTTCACGATGGCTGAGCTCTGGGATGCGAGGGACGTACAGCGGCAGGTGATTCCCGCCCGGGCGCTTCAGGCGATGGGCGGAGTGGGAGGGGCGCTCGCGCGGCATGCGGACGGTGTGCTGGCCTCGCTGTCCGTGGACGAGGTCGACGCGGCGCGACTGCTCCTGCTGCGGATGGTCACCCCTGGGGGACTGACGGTGCGCCGCGGCGTGGAGGAGCTTGAGCCGGCGCATCCTCGGATGCGAGTGGCGCTCGAGGCGCTCATCCGGGCGCGTCTCGTGGTCGCGCGCGAGCGCGAGGGGCGGACCTATTACGAGCTCGCGCACGAGGCTCTGGTGGAGGGCTGGGGGACCCTGCGCCGGTGGATGGACGCCGACGCCGGGCAACGCGAGCTGCGCGAGCGAATCGAGGTCTCGGCCTCCGAGTGGGACCGCCTTGGGCGTGCCTCCGAGGGATTGTGGAGCGCCCGGCAACTCACCGAAGTGGCTCGGGTGAATCTCGCCGCCCTCTCTGAATGTGGAGCCCGATTCCTGACCGCATCACGCGTCTCCATGCGGCGCCGGAGGAATCAGCGGCTGGCGACCATCGTCTTCGTGCCTCTGCTGGGAGGGGCGGCACTCGCGGGAGTCTGGCTCCAGGCGCGCGACACCATCGAGAAGCAGGTGGTGGCGGCCATGCGCGACGCCCGCGAGGATACCGAGCGTGGCCAGCGGCATCTGGCCGAGGCGTTGCGTCTGCGAGGAGAAGCCTTCGGACGGTTCGACCAGGTCCGCGGCTCTCCGGAAGTCATCTCGCGGCGGAGCCAGGAGGCCGAGGCGCTCTGGAGCAAGGCCGAGGATGCGGCCACGGCGGCGGAGCTGGCGCTGCTCGGCGCGGTTCAACATCATGAGGTCGCATACCGGTTGGACCCGGCGCGGCGCGACATCCAGGCGGCCTTGGGGGACGTGTTGGTTCAGCGCATCCAACTGGCCGAGGCGTTCAACCATGAGGAGCGCCATGACGAGTTGCTGCGCCAGCTCCCCGCGTTCGACCCGGATGGCTCGCGGGTCCAGTGGGCCCAGGCGGCGCCGAAGCTCGAGCTTCAGACCACGCCCCCAGGGGCCGAGGTCCTCCTGGAGCGCTACGAGTGGGAGCGCGGTCAACCCACGCGGGCGACTTCGCTTGGCTCGCTGGGGCACACGCCACTCAAGGACGTGGTGCTGGCGCGAGGGCCGGGCTCCTATCGGCTGACGCTGAAGCTGCCCGGGCATACGACGGTGCGCTATCCGTTGGTCCTGTCGAGAGCGGAGTCCACCTCGTTGGGTATCACGCTGTTGAAGGAGGGCGCGGTTCCTGCGGGGTTCGTCTACGTCCCCGAGGGACGCTTCCTGATGGGGAGTGCCCATCCCGACCCGTTCCGCCGGGGCTTGCTGAACACCCAGCCCCTTCGGGAGGTCAGGACGGGGGCCTATCTCATCTCCCGCATGGAGGTGACGTTCGCGGATTGGCTGGCCTTCATCGACGCGTTGCCCGGTGAGCTTCGCGGTGAGCGCACCCCTTCGCTGGTCGAGCGGGACTGGACGGGATTGGAGCTGGAGCAGCGGAAGGATGGCCGCCGGGTCCTGAAGATGCTGCTGGATGCGCAGACCATCACCGCCGCCGAAGGAGAGCCCTTCCGCAATCCCAATCGTTCGCGGCGGGCGGCCCAGGATTGGCGGCGCTTTCCCGTCACGGCCATCTCCCGGCTCGACGCGGAGGCCTATCTGGCCTGGTTGGACCGCACGGGGCGCGTGCCGGGGGCGCGCCTGTGTGATGAGTGGGAGTGGGAGCGCGCCGCCCGAGGCGCGGACGGGCGCTCCTTTCCTCACGGTGACTACTTGAGGCCGGACGACGCCAACTACGACGAGACCTACGGCCGTGTGCCGGGTGCGTTCGGTCCAGACGAGGTGGGCAGCCATCCAGCCTCCGAGAGTCCCTTCGGTGTGCACGACCTCACTGGCAACGTCTATGAATGGGTCCGTTCCAAGCGAGGGGACGAGGAGGCCGTCATCCGAGGAGGCATGTGGTACTACGACAGCGTGAGCAACCTCATCGTCAACCGCACGCTCGCGGTGCCCACGACGAAGAACATGGGTTTGGGGTTGCGCGTCTGCGCGGAGGTTCCTCGGTAGATTTCAGGGCGGGGTGCAGTCGTAGGTGGGGCACTTGAAGATGTTGTTGGTGGTCGAGCTCCCCACGGCGATGAGCGCGCGCGAGTCCGCCAGGGAGGACCAATTGCTGCCCGGGCCGGGCGCGGGGTCCACACAGGCTCCGTCGATGAGGCCGACGAGCTCTTTCTCGCACCCCATGTAGCGCGAGTGGTTGATGCAGAGCCTGCCGTTCTCGGACCAGAGAGACTCGACCGGGAGGTCCGTGGTCTGCCGGCGCTGGAGGTTCAGCCGGTCATAGACCTCCACCTCCGTGTTGGGGCAGGTGTAGGAATTGTCCGCCAAGGCGCCTTCCGTATACATGGCCCGCATGGCTCGGACACAGGCCTGGTAGTACGGCGCCAGCTCGGTGTTCTGATGGTTCCAGCCCGGCACATAGCCCCACAGCGCGCACTTGGCGGTGGCTCCGGTCACGCACGACAGGGTCTGCACCGGGACTCCATTCTGCGTGAGACTCCAGGCCCCGTCGCGCCATGCGCCAGGGACGAGCACGGCGACACCTTGCAGGTCCGCCACGGGAGAACACCTGCCGGTGGCGGGGCACCCGAGCAGGCTTCGTTCCCGGGACGTCGGCTCGTAGTTCTGTGACTGGCAGAGGTTGTTGCCAGACGGGTCCGTCGCGTGGAACAGCGGCATCTGTGCGTCACCCACCTGCCGGAATCCCGCCGGCGTGAGGGTGACGACGTCGTCGGCGCATTCGGCCTCGGAGAAATGAACACGCGCCGTCCCAAGGGTGACGTCATGACTGTAGATGTACTCAACACCCTCGATGCTCGATTGGAGTTTCTGATGGCGGTAGGCCAGGCCCTGGGGCCTTGGCCACTTCTTGACCCAGCACGATTCGGAGAGCTGGCTGCTCTTCGAGACGCCACCGGTCGTGGCCTCCACCGAGGTGGTGCCCCTGGACGCCGAGCCTCGCCAACACGCGATGGACGAGAGGGTTCCAACGGCCAGCACCGTGATTGTTGTTTGACGCAGCTTCATGTCCTTCCTCCTGTAGTCAATTCATGGAACATGGGATGCGCGCACGCCGCCGCGGGCGACGGCGCGCACGATGCACTGCGTGGACGTCGTGAAGATGCTCGAGACGCGCAGGCTCTCCAGCTCGCCGCTGAGCATCACGTCCCCGTACTTCTTG from Myxococcus stipitatus carries:
- a CDS encoding bifunctional serine/threonine-protein kinase/formylglycine-generating enzyme family protein; protein product: MPPPRKPSWTPPASIEEYSLLDHLGGGGMGNIYLARDSLLDRLVAVKFIAAARPGTEARDRFRVEARAIARLSHPNVVAVYRSGEVDGRPYLVTEFVRGRSLAEVPRPMSPGEVQHIALGLARGLAAAHRQRVLHRDIKPANVMLTDEGEVKLVDFGLAKLLQSSAGASESPEEGMRLGGLPPPDETPSHAMLGTPHYMAPEVLQGRPASPRSDLFSVGAVLYELCTGAPVRAQPGAFVTEAWMLEMGAPLGTLPGWRGSRFAAIVDRCLKVSLEDRFSSAEGLCDALAGLATEHAESGIPEGNPYRGLQPFEAEHSALFFGRSAEVAAVVERLRTEPLMVVTGDSGVGKSSLCRAGVLPRVRGGAAPEERSIRVAALVPGREPVRALALALATVLERDESLLVKLIREEPGALGVEARRWKARESALVVFVDQLEELFTLAPPEEAALFAEAVASLGAVAANLRVLMAIRGDFFTRLAALPGLGADVSRALYLLGPLSGEAMREAIVGPAQRQGVGFESEQLIGDLMEPAARAAGGLPLLQFTMAELWDARDVQRQVIPARALQAMGGVGGALARHADGVLASLSVDEVDAARLLLLRMVTPGGLTVRRGVEELEPAHPRMRVALEALIRARLVVAREREGRTYYELAHEALVEGWGTLRRWMDADAGQRELRERIEVSASEWDRLGRASEGLWSARQLTEVARVNLAALSECGARFLTASRVSMRRRRNQRLATIVFVPLLGGAALAGVWLQARDTIEKQVVAAMRDAREDTERGQRHLAEALRLRGEAFGRFDQVRGSPEVISRRSQEAEALWSKAEDAATAAELALLGAVQHHEVAYRLDPARRDIQAALGDVLVQRIQLAEAFNHEERHDELLRQLPAFDPDGSRVQWAQAAPKLELQTTPPGAEVLLERYEWERGQPTRATSLGSLGHTPLKDVVLARGPGSYRLTLKLPGHTTVRYPLVLSRAESTSLGITLLKEGAVPAGFVYVPEGRFLMGSAHPDPFRRGLLNTQPLREVRTGAYLISRMEVTFADWLAFIDALPGELRGERTPSLVERDWTGLELEQRKDGRRVLKMLLDAQTITAAEGEPFRNPNRSRRAAQDWRRFPVTAISRLDAEAYLAWLDRTGRVPGARLCDEWEWERAARGADGRSFPHGDYLRPDDANYDETYGRVPGAFGPDEVGSHPASESPFGVHDLTGNVYEWVRSKRGDEEAVIRGGMWYYDSVSNLIVNRTLAVPTTKNMGLGLRVCAEVPR
- a CDS encoding ADYC domain-containing protein, which produces MKLRQTTITVLAVGTLSSIACWRGSASRGTTSVEATTGGVSKSSQLSESCWVKKWPRPQGLAYRHQKLQSSIEGVEYIYSHDVTLGTARVHFSEAECADDVVTLTPAGFRQVGDAQMPLFHATDPSGNNLCQSQNYEPTSRERSLLGCPATGRCSPVADLQGVAVLVPGAWRDGAWSLTQNGVPVQTLSCVTGATAKCALWGYVPGWNHQNTELAPYYQACVRAMRAMYTEGALADNSYTCPNTEVEVYDRLNLQRRQTTDLPVESLWSENGRLCINHSRYMGCEKELVGLIDGACVDPAPGPGSNWSSLADSRALIAVGSSTTNNIFKCPTYDCTPP